The genomic region TACTGCCACAGCCGCCAGCTGCTATCAGTACGGATGATGACTTTAAGGTGCAACACGGGGTGAAGGAGATACCGCCTTACGCCTATATGGGGGCTTATCTGTGGGTACAGAATGGCTTTAAGGCAGATGCGCTGGTACACTTCGGCACCCACGGTTCGCTGGAATTTACCCCACAGAAGCAGGTTGCCCTCTCCGACTACGATTGGGGCGATATCTGCGTGGGCACCGTGCCGCACCTTTACTACTACTGCATTGGCAACATCGGAGAGAGCATAATGGCTAAACGCCGCTCGTATGGGGAGATACTTTCGTACCTCACGCCACCTTTCACCGAAAGCGAGATGCGCAACACTTTTAGGGGCTTGGAAGATGAATTCCGCGCTTACGAAAAGGCGACTAATGAGGTGGACAAACAAGCGATTGGGTTGCATATCAAAAAGATTGCCGTACAGATGGGCTTGCACCGCGACCTGCGTTTGGATAGTGTGCTGACCAAGCCTTACAAACCTGAAGACCTTGAACGCTTGGAGAACTTTGCCGAAGAGCTTGCCACTGAGAAGATCAACGGGCAGCTCTATACCACAGGCGAGGTGTTTGCCCCCGAGAAGGTGAAGAGCACCGTAGAGGCGATGAGTGTAGACCCTATTGCTTACAGCGTGGCGGCTTTGGATAAACTCAACGGCAAGATTACCGATAAAGAAATCAAGAAGAAGGTGTACTTCACTCAACACTACCTCACTCCTGCTAAAGCCTTAGTGCAGCAACTCTTTGCAGGTAAGGCAGTGAATGATGCGCTTGTATGTAGCGTGGCAAAGATTACCCAGAAAGACCTCGATTGGGCGCGCACCGAGCAAGAGGATGCCAACCCTATGGCTGCGATGATGAAGAAGATGATGGGTTCAGGGAACAGAGGTCAGAAGCCAGCGATGAGTGGTCAGGGTTCAGAGAGCAGAGGTCAGGGGTCAGCTGCTAACACTATGCCCCCTCAAGCCTCAAACCTGAAGCCTAACGCCTCAAAAAAGCCTGATGCCGTAGGCAAGCCTACACAGCTGAAGAAGCGCAAGACGGACGTCAATGAATACGGTGTGCGAGCAGCCCTTACTGAGCAGCAAAAGAAAGCCATCGCAATGGAGAAAGCGGCTAAGGAGAAAGCCCGTGCCATCTTGGACGTAGAAACCGCCATAAAGAACGTAGCCTTCTATCGCGAAGCCCTTGGGGGCAGTCCGCAGGCAGAATTGAAGGCGTTCATCAATGGCTTAAATGGGGGCTACACGGCACCTTCCTCAGGAGGAGATGCAGTAGCCAACCCCAAGGCAGTGCCTACAGGGCGCAATCTCTATGCCATCAATGCAGAGGCAACGCCTACCAAGCTCGCTTGGGATAGGGGCGTAGCCTTGGCACAGAGCACCATCGCTGAGTATCAAAAACAACACGGCACTTACCCTAAGAAGATCGCTTACACCTTCTGGAGTTCAGAGTTTGTGGAAACCGAAGGGGTGAGCATTGCCCAAGTGCTTTATATGCTGGGGGCAGAGCCTGTATGGGATACCTTCGGGCGCGTCGGCGATGTGCGCATTATCCCGTCAGAGGAATTGGGTCGCCCACGCATTGACGTGGTAGTGCAGACCTCTGGTCAGTTCCGCGACTTGGCTGCCTCACGCCTCTTCCTCATCACCAAGGCGATAGAACTCGTATCCGCCCTGCCCGAAGAGAAGTACGCTAATGAGGTGAGTGCAGGCACGGTGGACATTGAGAAAGAACTCGTAGCGGCGGGTATCTCGCCCAAGGAAGCGCGTGAGCTCTCAACACACCGCATCTTTGGGGGTGTCAATGGCAACTATGGCACAAACATACAGGAGTACATCAACCGTGGCGACAAGTGGGATACCACTGCCGACATCGCCAAGGTGTACCTCAACAATATGGGGGCTTACTACGGTTCGGAAAAAGATTGGCAGCAGTTTCAAGAAGGGCTCTTCCGCGCTGCGATTAAGAACACCGATGTGCTCATCCACGCAAGGCAGAACAACACTTGGGGGGCACTGAGCCTCGACCACGTATTTGAGTTTATGGGGGGTATGAATGCTGCCATTAAGGACGTAACAGGCAAAGACCCCGATGCTTACCTCGCCGACTATCGCAACCATAAGAATATGCATATGCAAGAGCTCAAAGAGGCGATAGGCGTAGAGGCGCGCACCACCATACTGAACCCTAAGTACATCAAGGAGATGATGAAGGGCAATAGCAACAGTGCAGGGCAAATAGCTGAAATCGTTACCAATATGCACGGCTGGGAGGCGACCCGCCCTGAGGTAATCGACGATGCGCTGTGGAATGAGGTGTATGACACTTATATCAAAGATAAGCAGGGATTGGGCGTAAAAGCCTTTATTGAGCGTGAGAACGCTGGTGCCCTTGAAGAGACTACCGCTGTGATGCTCGAAGCTGCCCGTAAGGGGCTCTGGAAGGCCTCAGCCGAGCAAGTGAGCACGCTGGCGGAAGTACATACTGATTTAGCGAAGAAAATAGGGGTAACCTCCTCGCAATTCTCAGCAGAGAACGTGAAGTTGCAGGAGTATATCGCACAAAAAGCAAGCCCTGAGAATGCTGCTGCCTATAAGCAGCAGCTCACTAATGCTAAGGAAGGCAAGGGGCAGACTATTGATACCAAAAATGCAAAGCACTTGCAGAAGGAAGAGACCTCTACAGCACAAGAAAAGAAGAAAGTTTCTTTCAATGGCTTATGGATTGGACTGGGAGGCTTAGTGGTATTCATAGCATTAGTAGTTTTTATCAGAAAACGAAGGAAATAAGAAACATAACACATAAACAGATCCCGTGAGTGGCTGACAGCCACTCACGGGATCTGTGTCTTACAGAAGTGAAGAGATAGCGAACCGCTATTGAACATACAGTAATTTTCTTCATAAAAAAGAGGTAGCCATTTGCACTTGCGAATGGCTACCTCACCTATGAAAAAAGTACTTAAATTCCTAACATATTCTTAGGGTCTAAAATCTTGTCTAATTGCTCTTTGGTCAGCAAGCCTTTTTCGAGTACTAAATCGTATACCGACTTGCCTGTCTCTAAGGCTTCTTTGGCAATCTTCGTACTGTTCTTATATCCGATGTGAGGATTAAGTGCTGTAACGATACCGATGCTATTCTTTACCATATTCAGGCAGATGTCTTTATTAGC from Capnocytophaga haemolytica harbors:
- a CDS encoding cobaltochelatase subunit CobN — translated: MKKKILWLCAALLIIGLGYWAWHRYAATTRVALVNFQPYQASNMQLSNTDKFIKMDAVPLEELDRLKGYDFILIWGMGMKLNDAQHAQIARASMKVPTHTFMTTNPNNQFTTIDSLQLKKLSTYLESGNKKNYQNLMRYVRKYIDKKVLFAPEPEAAVARKENVYFHLDDEQSFADLASYEAYLRQKGFYKEGAPRIAMVAGIHEPFGGNKEHLNGVIKALQDKGMNVYPFTSFGKRIEFLEEIKPDAVVYFPHGQMMMGKPEVFIDWIKARNIPLFTPISILSLKDKWEEDPMGLVGGFMGQTVVMPELDGALYPYVVIAQSQNEKGYYYLDAIPNRAAKFAQIVRNFTDLKHKPNAEKKVAIVYYKGAGELPPVAQALEVYESLYNLLKHLKAEGYTVEGLPATVAEFKAQLVKQANVYRSSAKGDIAQFFAESNPALVESGQLNNWLKNTLPTKLYKEVLAKNGSVGDGYLGIHREGKEYLGVARAQFGNVVILPQPPAAISTDDDFKVQHGVKEIPPYAYMGAYLWVQNGFKADALVHFGTHGSLEFTPQKQVALSDYDWGDICVGTVPHLYYYCIGNIGESIMAKRRSYGEILSYLTPPFTESEMRNTFRGLEDEFRAYEKATNEVDKQAIGLHIKKIAVQMGLHRDLRLDSVLTKPYKPEDLERLENFAEELATEKINGQLYTTGEVFAPEKVKSTVEAMSVDPIAYSVAALDKLNGKITDKEIKKKVYFTQHYLTPAKALVQQLFAGKAVNDALVCSVAKITQKDLDWARTEQEDANPMAAMMKKMMGSGNRGQKPAMSGQGSESRGQGSAANTMPPQASNLKPNASKKPDAVGKPTQLKKRKTDVNEYGVRAALTEQQKKAIAMEKAAKEKARAILDVETAIKNVAFYREALGGSPQAELKAFINGLNGGYTAPSSGGDAVANPKAVPTGRNLYAINAEATPTKLAWDRGVALAQSTIAEYQKQHGTYPKKIAYTFWSSEFVETEGVSIAQVLYMLGAEPVWDTFGRVGDVRIIPSEELGRPRIDVVVQTSGQFRDLAASRLFLITKAIELVSALPEEKYANEVSAGTVDIEKELVAAGISPKEARELSTHRIFGGVNGNYGTNIQEYINRGDKWDTTADIAKVYLNNMGAYYGSEKDWQQFQEGLFRAAIKNTDVLIHARQNNTWGALSLDHVFEFMGGMNAAIKDVTGKDPDAYLADYRNHKNMHMQELKEAIGVEARTTILNPKYIKEMMKGNSNSAGQIAEIVTNMHGWEATRPEVIDDALWNEVYDTYIKDKQGLGVKAFIERENAGALEETTAVMLEAARKGLWKASAEQVSTLAEVHTDLAKKIGVTSSQFSAENVKLQEYIAQKASPENAAAYKQQLTNAKEGKGQTIDTKNAKHLQKEETSTAQEKKKVSFNGLWIGLGGLVVFIALVVFIRKRRK